AATATGCCTTTTTAGCTCGTTCTTAAAGTTGTTCAGAGGCAAACTAAAGCTTTCCATTTGATGTAAACACTTGTCCTAAGCATTAATATTGATCTAGTTATAGGTAAATTTGCTTATGATAAAAACCATACATATCTTTCACTGTGGTTTTTCTGGAGAAAATCATTGCGTTGGTTTTATCCATATTAACTCGTAACTGCTAATCAGTTCAATATTTTTCCAAAGCTTTCAAACAATGTTGGAGCCCAGATGGAGATTCAgaaattaaaactaagtcatcaacaaaaacatgTGATTATCAGGTATTGAATCTAAATATGCTGGTAAAGTATCTTAACTATGCAAGTATTCTAAAAAGTCATCAACATATAAATTGTGAACAAATTTCCTAAACAACAAGTGACAGTTAATCCTTCCTATTTATTTATGTCATTAGGATCTCCACTTCTGTACAAggatattataatatttaaagatagaataggTTCCATCGAACTATGAAATAGTAATCGAAATATTACAAAAGTTGTACGGatgaaaaaaagacaataacaaaccgtgaaccatctcaaaaaatccataaaaaaataaacaaattcaaagcagagcaacacgaaCCTTCAAATAGAtaaaggtaggatcaggtgcctaggaggagtaagcacCCTCTGCttaccggtcacacccgccgtgtgctctatgtcgtaatcgggaaaaaaatcGGAAAAGTCTGTAGACAATtaagtgattaattatggtctaacaattataGTATGAAatacgtcagtcagcatgcgacccagtggaagatgccaaaagatgacttcaaacgagactgttgattgTCCTGTTTTATccacttgtttgtcagtagcttgcttcgtcttagaaactgttcatacgaagagcatgccgtTGTGTATCGAATCAagtgagagacaaaaacaccatatgcaggtgaaaaaggtatattgctacataagtaaggaaagttgactatagaaaaattgaagtcatcgcgtttatcatatttataattttgtccataggttaccatcaatgtccatgtccagtaaaatatccaaatatgaagaGATGACGCAGACTTTGTggaatcttttatttcaagttcacttgGATATATCGtgtcgacgtaagtatggaaataacaattgttaattgaaaatacgtcgtcaatatacctgaatgttgagttgaaggccacagcgagtgattaatttttttcacgtacaagtttttgaataaattctgcttcatatgaatacaataataaatctgctaacaatggggcacaattggtaTCCATGGGAATTtcaacagattgttggaagatttgatttccaaaaactacatcgatgttgtctatcagaaactcaagcatcttttaaatgtcaatttcagagtacttgtgtgtgtaatcagaatggtttttaacaaaataattttttagatttccaatgacaaggtatgcatttttacgacttccatttttattgaagataTCGATAATATCAAAAagcctagattttaatttgtcatggggaatggttgtataaaCGTTGGAAAATCGTACGTTttgatgctattgattttggtaagattttgttACCTCAAAGTTTCTAATAATTCTTTAGAGTTTTTCAATATCCACATATGATTCACACAACTTCTGGAGTATATAATTGTGCaaaacttttaaagtttctCCTTCACTACTGTAAGAATTTTAGTAAGGAGTAAAGAGAGAGGTTTGGCAGAACATTTACTGGAAACCATTCATCAATAatgaactaagtcttgtcaacggtgatgatttgtgcttaggtccaaacgctgtttcagtttcggattgtcagagtaactgcgtaggagaattgattaaaatcaacttgcAGAAATGATATTCAAGTAATGCACTGGCAAAGTTTTGACTCTACAGAGAGAAGCTGTAACCGAAGATTGcggttttaattttaacatcaaCACACCAAAAACTAAATGCTagacaaaaaaggaaaagacATATTGTCTCTTTATTACTTTATCTTTTATATGCTATGAAATGACTGCTTGCGAGTCTTGATAAAACTGAAATCAAACTTCGTATCCGAATAAAGCACCAATTTTGACTTTTAATGTTTTAACCACCCTGCAAGTCTGATTAGGGTATGACAAGTAGATAGCACAGATTTGCATCATCTAATGAGTAATCCAGTTAAACATGGTCAGGCGCCGAACATATCCACACATATTCGTAGCCAGTTTTATGTTTATCCAGAACTCCATAAAACATGCACTTTGGAATTTGTTTGAACCAGATTTTTTTTGGACAGATTAAACCCGTTATCGAACACTGTTTGATAATCAAGGTCTTCATCTTAATTTATTGTCAACTTAATTATGCAAATTAACAAGATTGGTTTCAGGACATATTCTTTGAATACTGAACCGCTTCAGAAACTGTATCCTTCTCAAAAATAGTAGTCCCTCTTTACTATCAAGTACCTGTGTTTATtcaatattcaatttaattgagtgttttaaaggggcatggtcacaattttggtcaaattctattttttgttttattattcaaaatgcTCCAGGGCTTCCTTTTCCAAAAAAACTTACGACAACGtcgtaaatattttcaacatcatGGAACtatctttaatgaaaaaaatgatacaaaaccAGTGATTAACAACTATTTTCAATTCtatatttgtatttcaaaattaaaaaattgaattaattattcaattatttattatattgattaatatatgatttacagaattcaatattttggtcataAGTCGTAAGTCCCTTTGAAAAATGCGGCCTATGAATTCATGTcttatgatcaaatgaaatttgagagtcagtcgtagagttgaATTAAGCAACGTACAGGAATCACATTTCCTAGTCATGTAAACAATGCTCgagccctgtttttgtttacaaagtttCAACATACCAGTGAAAAAAGTTTTaagccgattttttttttatgtttttattcattttaagcatttatAAACAGTTTCAACGTTTACAAACGTTCGTTTAAGGACTAAAACTTGAATGTTTACtttgacatttaaaatgtaataatctaattctggttgtaacatgCTTTcagattggttgaaaaatttattttacatcgtataaagaatgttgcctacgtcatagtaagactaacgtcaaaaacgtatcaatccgCCTGGCGtcacgtttgaattttgtacaatttgatgtcattttatcgatcaaatgactgtttttatcaacagttgatagcaaaaaattaaattataagtagtgaattcaatatttattagttttatacgatataaaatggtttgaaacagttttcgctttttttataaaccgtttcgcggtttataaagcgtaaactgccccaaacctttttatatcgtataaaactaataaatattgaattcattccttaaatcaaaagctttgtttacatagcaaagaattgtaagctctgtaattcgtaaataactcaacaaatgacactcaaattttggttggaTATTAGAATTGAAtaactgaagcattgtaaacattacaaTCGGAAACATGAATCTTAACGTTTTTCTCCCAAGTTTGGTGAAACCTTTACGTATAAGAACTAGATATGAccatcatcaaagggcacctaaTCGAAAATGTTACTTGCTCCAGCATCAactgaattgaatattttccGGCACCAACGCAAAACATGTATTATAGATTTTCTTAGATGGCCTTGCATTTGCATCATAGAATTATATACCTTTCATTTCTTAGTAAAGATATGACTTTTTGCATCCACACCAAATATTTTAACCTACTCCAGCACTGAAAGATAAAGAATCAAATCAGtctataatgttaaaaaataaaggatcGAATCCGTCTACAGCACTGAGAAAGAATCAAATCCGTCTACAGCATTATAAAAAAGGATCGAATAAGTCtacagaatttaaaaataaaggatCGAATCAGTCTACAGcgttatataaaaataaaggatCGAATCATTCTAAAGCATTATAAAAAAGGATCGAATAAGTCTACcccatttgaaaaaattaaaggatCAGTCTAcagcattgaaaaataaaagatcGAACCAGTTTACAGCATTGAAAAAAGGATCAAGTCAGTCTACAGCATTGAAAAATAAAGGATCAGATCAGTTTACAGCATTGAAAAATAAAGGATCAAATAAGTCTACagcattgaaaaattaaatgaccAAATCAGTCTACAGCATTGAACAAATAGGATCGAATCAGTCTGCACTATTGAAAAACAAAGGATCGAATCATTCTAAAGGTGCTCCCGAAGGATTACTCGAAAATGTGTTGAAGGTATTTTCAGTTATAACTTTAAAGATGTACCTCCTCCAGAAATCTCAACGCCAAAGTCGAGAATATAACGCTTCATGACACCGTATGAGTAATGTGGGCagatttaaaattacaaaatgtttattatacaacaaaatttattactttCAAATGCATAtggttttaaatttacaatatctaATTATGAATTAAGTTACGCTAGTTCTTGTGCGCAGGTGAGTTGAATTTGTGAACACTTTCTTTACTTTTCTATTGGCTGTTGTTCCCATTGGATAGTATTATCGAATCAGATCATTTCTATTATTGTAAAACCCGgtaacttttgattttgtttcacTCTGGGTCCGGCGATTTTGTACACCAACACCTCGCACAAGGTATTAATTGTAATAATTTGTATAACTTTTAACTTTTCTTAGTGTGTACATAAAGTAAACTAAGattataataaagattaaagGTTTATTTAAACCATTATGAATTACTgtgtataaattgtatatatatatatttacgtgtttatatttatttacagaatCACCTTTTTGTACATATAAAACATCCTGAACAAAGAACTTTGCCTTTATTATTTACTTCGTCACAGTAAGTTAAAAAGGCGATAGACATTTTTAGGGTCTTACTACTAACAAAAATTTCCTGAGACAAATTGCTTAAAATGTAATAACTTAACTGTcttttataaatctttaaaacaccCTCAACAGCCACGTCAAGTGAAACGGCATGGTTTCTTTACAGGTATAACAGGGCGACTCCTTAGCCctgcaaaaaattaaaataaatactttcaattaatttttattctcaTTCGAGATATTTTCGCGAAGTTTGCGTGAGCCTCAATTATTTCTTGCCGCGATCCAGTCAATATTGTATGGCTGATCTACATAACGCTTTCTTGTGAACATTAATTGTCGCGAATCACCTTATTGGcagtaaatcgcgaaataaagtaaTCGCAAGCTGGTTTACAGTATGGCAATATGGTAAAAAcgtattaaattttgaaaaaaaaaacaatcttctCCACTTCAATTTACATTGGAGAAAAGTTATAATGGTCATATGAGAAGTTATGATGGAATTTGAATAATCTAAATGAATGGTTATGATGTTCTGGAAGCCCTCTTTTAAAGTTCATGGCTCCTGGATCAGGAGTTCAGGCCCATTGTCTGGGTCCAATATGGTCATAAAccgaaaatgtattaaatcgtAGAAAATCGTCTTCTCTACATCCACATCGTAGAGAGATTAAATGAATACATGGTAAGATATTCGGGAAGCCCTATACTCAATTTTGGAAAatcatcattatttttatttttttgttgttattgcCTTTATAATGTCTTTTCCCTCTATTGTTATCTTAAGCATAGTTCTGAAGAATACTTAAATACTTATATCTATACAATATACTAATACAACTTAAACTATTCAtcaattatatatgtatatcttgatttgaatatcattttacttagcTCAGAGAGCTCTATGCTCCTTGTTCAGTCGTGTGCGCGGACTAGGTCGTATGGTGACAGGCGTTCGACGTGGCCAGTTCTACATTGTGGAACAACCTTGGCCATAATCTTAGATTCGAGGGAAATTTTATtcgttttaaaacattattgaaAACTTATCTTTTCAGAAAGGCTTATCCAGACTATTCTTAAGTATTTACGCATtttaaactgtatttttttttgagtACAGAGACAGCACAGCATTGATTTTTACCTGTAAACAAAATTTAGtgttatataagtatataaatttttagtttttaaaatttagtgtATTTAGGTATATTATTTATGTTCTTAGCTTTTTTATGCCAATAACTTTTATATGTACAGCGCTATAgagtaatttaatataaattatatatggtGCTTAATAAAGTttgaataataatgataataataataattatctaCGCAAAAATACAGCTCTCAAATCCAATAATATCCTTAAATTTTTTATCAAGTTCATGTGAAAAACTAcatctgaaaattatataatatcctcataaattatccttatttgACCTACAAggtgttgacataaataagctGTGGCTGTTTTCCGATCCTTGttcattaaatatatgtttaGAAATATGTATGTTCATATGTCTTTACAGAGCTGCTGACAAAAACAAGACTCTCTACAAGAGGGATAATCGACGTTATTATGAAACAAGCAGGATAAGGTAAACATCCTTTTCCAAATTATGTTGATATTTTGGATTGGTTTTATATCTAATAAAAGTTTATACATGCTGAGACAAAAGGTTAGAAGGGAAATTCATCTGCATAGTTGTTAATTGTACTGCCTGCATCATTTCCTTTGTACCTTCCTGTGTGCGTGTTCCCTGTGGCGTAGATTCTATTTAACATGTGTTCCCAGTTCTTTTCTTATTTCGGATCGCAGAACTTGCCATTAATCGAGTGTTTGACTAACCATGGATGAAAAAGCCCAAAATTTCACGGGTAAgcattttagtatttttttaaaagttcgtAATTTATAGATCATAATTTTTGTTGTCGAGATAGAATGAACAACTTTTACGCCGAGCTTAGTAGACTAAAAcaggcaaattatctcaaacaGGTTAGGAAGAGACGGCTTCAGTTACTGAAAGTTTCCGAGATGGTTGTAATTTTCACCTACTGATATTAACCACAATAATAAAGACATTGTTAAAATAGTTCAAATGGTCTCCGTCTTATACtatctttttttaacaatgttgCTTAAACGGTCAGGGAAGAATAAAGAAGACCAAGATCATAAAAATGGCTACCAAACATATCAGTCACTTTATTTCCAAGCTATGTATACCAAGTTTGTGCTTTATTGGGTTGATAATATATTGGATAATTTTAAGTTGGTTGACTGATTATATATTGATTACAGGTAGAAACATGGAAGACTTCCAGATAGAGCGGGTGGGGCGGCCGTCCAGTGAGGACAAGTTCTACATGGGCTTTAAGGAGTGTCAGGATGAGGTGATGCGGTACTACGTGGAGTTTGAGGGAAGGGACATCAAAGACCCGGTCTGTGTCAATATCAGCAAGCACCTGGAACAGATCAGTCTAAAGTTCCTACGTAATGGTACGTGATGCTAGACATATGACAATGTaagatgaaggtatattgcttaATAAGTAAGGAAAATTGACTTTAGAAGAATCATCAAGAGAGTTATTACGTTTATCATAACATTCAGTTGTTAGGTTATTATCAATTTCCCTTTCCAAAtctgaaacagatgacgcagactctatggtatcttttatttcaggTTTGCtaggatatatcgagtcgacttAAATATGGAAGTtataattgttaattgataatacgtcgtcaatGTTGAATGCCAAAGcgaatgattaatttttttttcaaatgcaagtttttgaataaattctgcttcaaatgaaaacagaaaattgGTCTGCTTACGATGGGGCCCAAATATctgaatcatttaatatttctttttttgatgAGATATTGGCGCTTCTAAAAGTTTTCTGGtcaatttttcctttgatacgtcaatcaatagaaaatttattaaattcatttcttaaaatcaaTTCCCTGTAACTGCAAACATATGATAACAATAATAAATGCTTCTTGCAAGAGAATAGATACAAGTTTCACCAAAAATCAATGTTATTGTCGAACATTTCATAGATTataagttttgaaaatctttttagcattttatttttgagtgaatttcatttctttgcatgaaataaaaagattcCCTTGAAAGAAGATTTTATAAATTTCTGTGATTTCAGATCACTCACTTCCGAGGAAATCTGATGACAGGGTTGTGGGAAGGGCTATGATACAAGAGACGCATGTGGTACCGCCTAGATCACTGCACCAGGATGTGACCACTTCCAACATCCAGGACCGGTTCCTGAAAACTTTCCTTTTACCAAAACAACCGTCCATGAGTTCATTGAGTGGGTCAGTGAGTGGGTCCATCAGTGGATCTGTCAGCTCTATTGGTGGGTCCAATTTATCTGAGTTCTACCTGTATCCAAAGTCAATGAGGAATCCAGATCAGATTTCCGGGCAGGAGGAAATTGAAGGATGTAGTTCGGTCAGTAGTCATTCCCCTGAAAAGTCCACAGATTCTGACAGGGACAGTTGTAATGGGacaaaattaaaggaaaataacGCATACAAATTGAAACACAACATCATTAAAAGGTTTTCACAGGAAGAGAAACTTGAGCTTCACTTATCGATGCCTTTTTGCGACTCTTCCTCAAACAGCTCAAGAGAAGAAGAGCAGGAGAAAGTGAAGAGAAAGTACCCTCGCCATAAAGTACGCCCCCACAGCAGTCAAAGTAGTTCCATTCACAGTAGTTCTTCCGCCAGTGGGATACAATTATCTAGTAGTGTTCCACTGCCAGCGTTTGTAATGAACCCTGACGGCACACACTATCTTCCCATCTGCATACACCCCTCatttttggacaattttttcTGCAAGAAAAAGGTTGGAAAGCATTCTTTATCACATCACATCAGCATCCCGGTCAATTTTGACGGACCATACATTGACATGTCACATTCCCCTCTGAGTCAGTCCTGTGGGTCGACAGAGGGGAGTGTGAATGAGGAAATAATCCCGGGAATTCAAGATATGAACCCCTAGTGGACAGTGTCACACTTACACATCAATATTCTTATGTCCCAAAGCTAAAACTACTTTGACGGGAAGTACCTaattaaattcctaattaaaagcgAGGAATCAATAttcgcgtaaaatcgcgagaatcACATCTCGCGTATTTTAACACATCACCTTTATATCATGGACGCATGTAAAccataataataatgataaaaactcGGCGTTCGCGATGTAATATTCTTGCGGTTTGATGACAAACAGTTAGATCGCGCAAATAAATACtcacgtaaaataaggaatctagagtattgttaaaaatgtttattacatGATTTACACCGGTGTTCAGCATTGAAATTGATGCATTTCTTtgattaaggaatgaattcactatttattagttttatacgatataaaatggtttgggacagtttacgctttataaaccgcgaagcgtaaactgttccaaaccattttttaacgtataaaactaaaaaatattgcattcattccttataatttaatttttttgttgctATAAATTGTTGATGAAGACAGTCATATGATCTataaaatgacattaaattttaaaaaattcaaacgtaacgtcaggcggattAATACCATTTTGTctttagtcttactatgacgtaggtaacattctttatacgatataaaataattttttttaaccaatcaaaaagcgttttacaaccagaattaagttattttcatatattcttCGTTGTCATATGTGACGTACAAATCATCTTGCAACTGATTTTCCAGTAACTGAATCTCATCGGCGCAGGTAATTAATGACTTAAAAtcttatatgtttttgaaaaaaaaaattctttcttaTGTCATAAACTTTGAAGATACTGACGTATGTACAGAATTAACAACATCATTTATGTAAAGGAAACAGGAAACTGTCTCTTTATAGCTAACTTTAACAGATAGGATACATTCCTTCAGAATAATCGAATGGAATGGAAATCGTGTCGTTAGTttattatgatgtcattttGTATGAAGTTTATACAATTGACTGTTTCACTTAACGAATGAAAACTATTCTTTAaggattcattcgggatatgaaggtagcgacattgcagaaaaaatacataacccgcgttagcggggcgtgtatatttcagtctggctgtttctataaaTCTCTGAATTAACTAtatgtttccgtaagaaatagaggaataATATttagtagatgtaaatatattgctgTAAAATCCATCAGAAAGCCCTAACATACCCTCGTGCATATTGTGACACAGGGACCGTGTTTGTCATACCCATTGTGACGTGTGGACTCGATGTGTGTGTATTATCTATTGTTATGTGTAGAATTGATATGTTTAGGTATCTATTGTGTTGTGATGTGATTTTATCTACACAATTTACAAAATTGCGTTAACTTATTTAGTTGTGTTTAAATGGATCAAGGCATTTGGTTACAGaaaattatatctttcattGGTTCATCTGAGCAGTTGGCTAAAGAAGCTGTTTTGATCAACATGTGGCCTGtaatgttgttgttttctgtTGTATCAACTGTAATACTTCATTCTGGAACTGTTTTATCAAGTTTTAAGTACTTGCATTTTGGACACAAAGCATTCGCTGGTAACGTTCTGTTAAGTTTGTTacttaaaagttttaatatttacatgaaaGCCTTCTAGATAGTTTTGATTAAAGATTGTTGAGACTAGAAATGCAATAGGGGTACAAAGTCACTCgatagagaaaaaatattgaattcacaAAAGtaagaataaaacaaaaattgatgttACTAGTCCAGCTTTTTGATATTCTAAagagtttgattttaaaatcaatgtcaGCATGACCCCTGCTCTAATACCAAAATAATAGAAACTCAGAATTGGTTCAATGCTATATTTTCTTTGCTTAGAATGTCGCGTTCAATAACAGGAACCcgaagttgaattttttttattgtattatatgatactttCTAGTACATTTAAttactatatttatttttactttcttgctttgtttaattatttcattttgttctaTTAGGAGTTAAATAATTGAAAGCTGAGACACTGGCTTGGAAGCTTCCCTTGAATCCGCCATTGGTTTATACCGTAAAACGTATCCCCCAAAAACGATCTGCAATATATTGGAATAAAATGACATGAAAAGTAAATTTGTTAATAACATTCTGATTGAATACAATGAAGATATTAATATGGTGCAATCATGTATATACACTACACATATATACTGTTTCATAATCAGGATCATCACAAACTTTCAAGATGAGTACACCACACTGATTATGTTGATCACTATCAGGATCATCACAAACTTTCATTAAAGATGAGTACACCACATTGATTATGTTGATCATTGTTTACAAGTGCTATTATATACTGTTGCTGTTTTGagaaataaatgttatatattttttttgtcctTTTTATCTCATCGAGAAAAAGTAGAATTTTATACTATCTGCGTTGGCGTCCAGATCGTGTTTTTGAGCAGGTTCCATTTCTACTAAGACGTATATTTTGAATGCTGCGAGTGAGTGAGGATCAGGTTATATAGGTTAAGGATTTTCGAGCAGATCATGTTTCTAGGTCAGTGCGGACTTTAACTCGGTTATACAAATCAACTCTTCTGATCAAATTAAAGTTGGTTTGAGATTTGGAGCTTGTTACATATGGAGATATTTatatctaccaagtattattccctctatttcttacagaaacttatagttaattcataactctatagaaacagccaggcTGAAATCTACAAGCCCCGTTTATCGAAttgtcgaaatctacagcggttGAAACTGATAAGAAAGTGGCAGGGctcaaattgacacgccctgtttatcgattggtcgaaatctacagcgacctaggaaaaatcacgtaCCGCACGAattaatcatgatgatgtcagactcaaagttccacaagagacgatttggctgtttcttttagctatcGTACATATGTACGTTAACagtaatttgatgaattttacttacttttcttaattaatttttaatgcaggttatgtattttttctgcaatgtcgctaccttcatattccGAATGAGTCACCAaagaaaagcattttattgtttaagtaaatACTGTTCATAAGCTCTGCATACGTACAGAACAAACCATTAATGCGTTATACGCTTGTTGTTTCAGATACAGTGGGTAATCTGTTAATCTGttcattcaagtttggtgaatgtttttcaaaaacgctctCAAACACAAAAGCATATGGAATTGTATCGGAAATCTACAAGTGTCTCCGGGTGTACGATCCAAGAATGTTAATGAAGGTttgagaaatcattttttttttcattttcgatGCCTAGCTAGAGGTAATAAGATTCCGTTGACAacgaaaagttttttttaaatgtttcgtGTAATATTCAGGTTCCTT
This genomic window from Crassostrea angulata isolate pt1a10 chromosome 8, ASM2561291v2, whole genome shotgun sequence contains:
- the LOC128158742 gene encoding uncharacterized protein LOC128158742; amino-acid sequence: MEDFQIERVGRPSSEDKFYMGFKECQDEVMRYYVEFEGRDIKDPVCVNISKHLEQISLKFLRNDHSLPRKSDDRVVGRAMIQETHVVPPRSLHQDVTTSNIQDRFLKTFLLPKQPSMSSLSGSVSGSISGSVSSIGGSNLSEFYLYPKSMRNPDQISGQEEIEGCSSVSSHSPEKSTDSDRDSCNGTKLKENNAYKLKHNIIKRFSQEEKLELHLSMPFCDSSSNSSREEEQEKVKRKYPRHKVRPHSSQSSSIHSSSSASGIQLSSSVPLPAFVMNPDGTHYLPICIHPSFLDNFFCKKKVGKHSLSHHISIPVNFDGPYIDMSHSPLSQSCGSTEGSVNEEIIPGIQDMNP